The DNA segment TATGCTGAAGGTGAAAACGTTCTACAGTCTTCAGGAACAGAATCTCGCGATGAAGAAAGCGCAGCAAAGCCTGGAGCTTGAAGTAAAAGGCAGAAGGGAATCCCAGGTTACCATGAAGTCACAAATCGATCATTTTCATCTGATGCTGGAATCACTTCCGCAGATCGCTTTTACATTAAATGAAGAAGGAGTTATAGATTTTGTAAATGGCAAGTGGTACGAATATTCCCAATCTGAAAAACAATTTCCCGAGACTCATCCTGATGATTTCAATATCAAAGAAGAATTAAAGCGTTGCAGAAAAAAAGGAACCGCGTTAGAGCTTGAAGTCAGAATCAAGAAAATGGAATCCGGTAAGTATCGTTATCATCTTCTTAGGGTAACTCCTGTCTACGACGGAGATTCAATCAAAAACTGGGTGGGAACTTTTACGGATATTGACGATCAGAAGAAAGTAGAAAAGGAAAAAGATGAATTCCTGAGTATTGCCAGCCACGAACTCAAAACTCCTTTAACAAGTATTAAAGCATATGTTCAGCTTCTTGAAAGGAAACTTAAGCTTGATAAAGAAAGTGCTGAAGCAGGTTTCGTGACTAAAGTTCAGGACCAGATCGAAAAACTTAATACCCTCATTACCGATTTGCTTGATGTTTCCAAAATAGAAAACGGTAAGCTTAAAATTAATAAAAAACCAACCAATCTGGAAAGTGTTATCAGCAATGCGATCGATACCATTCTTCAGACTCATGATGAAAATCGTGTGAAAATAAAACGCGACGGCGTGAAGCCCGATATTCTTATTCCGCTTGATGAAATCCGCATTGAGCAGGTCCTCATCAATTTTTTAACGAACGCTATTAAATATTCTCCTAAAAACAATCAGGTAATTGTTACCACTTTTGTAGATGAAGAAGAGCAGGAAGTAAAGGTAAATGTCACCGATTTTGGAATCGGTATTCCGGATTTCAAGCAGGAAGCTGTTTTCAGGAAGTTTTATCGTGTTGAAGAATCTTCCCTCCAGTTTCAGGGGATGGGGATAGGATTATTCATATGCTCTGAAATCATTAAGCAGCATCATGGAAGTATTGGTGTTTCCAGTAAAGTAGATGAAGGATCTACGTTTTATTTCACATTACCATTAAACTAATTTTCAATGCCGAAAAAAATTATAAGAAATCTTCAGTTTGGAGTAGGACTCTCTTTAGTGATACTGATTGCGAGTTCAATTGCCTCTTATGTAAGCATACAAAAACAGATGGAAAACCGGGAAAGCCTTTCAAAAAGCCGGAGATCCATCACTGCCGTTAAAGATGTTTTGATTTCTTTACTGGATGCTGAAACCGGGAGCCGGGGATATCAGCTTACCGGCCGGGAAAATTTCCTCGATCCTTTCAATCGCAGCCTTATTGAATTTCCAAAAGCAATAGAACGGGCAAAAAACCTTGATATTACCGATGAAAATCAGGTGAAACTTTTACATGAGCTTGAACGAAATGTTAACACGAACATTTCAAATCTGAAACATTTTGTAGACAACAGGAAAAAAGGCATTGTCATGAGCCAGGAGCAGGTTCTTATGAGTAAGTCATATATGGACAGATGCCGGAAAATTGTTCAGGAATTTGTACAAACCGAAGAGTCACAGCTCGCTATCAAAAACAAAGACCTTACAAGATCATCCAACACTACGGTTTTATTCATCATATTTTCTGCCATTGCTGCCATTGTGGTAACCACATTCTTTTATCTGAAATTACGGGCAGACCTTATTCGCAGGGACAAGCTTGAAAGGGCACTTCAGGCTAAAGATATTGAAATCAGCAAAAGAGTAAGTGCAATCCGTGAAATTGCCAACAGGGTTGCCAACGGAGATTACAGCCAAAGGGCTACGGATAACTCCCAGGACGATCTTGGAGATCTTGCTGAGTCACTTAATCACATGACCGAATCACTGAAAATTTCTTTCGATAAAATTAATGCCAGCGACTGGCGCCAGAAAGGTCTTGCTTTGCTTAATGAATCTCTTATGGGGAACAAATCGGTACAGGAAGTCTCAGATAATGCCTTGAAACAGATCATTGAATATGGAAAATGCATCAACGGATCAATTTATCTTTATGATGAAGGAATGCTGAAATTGAAAGCTGCTTTCGGACTGGAAAACAATATGAAAAAAGTTTTTGAACCCGGAGAAGGAATGGTAGGACAAACTTTCATTAGCAAAAAAACACAGGTTTATAATAATCTTCATGAAGAAGATTTTGTAGTAACCTTTGCCAGCAGTGCCATAAAAATTTACGGAATATTATTACTGCCGGTTTTTGCAGACGGCAACATTATCGGGGTGCTGGAACTGGGATCTACCAATAATTTTGATGAAAGCAGGATTGATTATTTCATTGAATGTACAAGAAATATCGGGGTTGCGCTCAACGCTGCGAAAAGCCGCGAAAAAGAACAGCAGCTTCTGGAAGAAACACAGGCACAGTCCGAAGAATTACAGGTGCAGCATTCGGAACTTGAAAACCTGAATACAGAACTTGAAGCACAAACCCAAAAGCTGCAGGCTTCTGAAGAAGAACTGAAAGTGCAGCAGGAAGAGCTGATGCAGGCCAATGCAGAGCTGGAAGAAAGATCAAGATTGCTGGAAGAAAAAAATCATCTGATTGCAGAACGTAACAGTGAAATTCAGAAAAAAGTAGAAGAATTGGCTTTAAGCACAAAATACAAATCTGAATTTCTTGCAAATATGTCTCACGAATTGCGTACACCGCTTAATTCAATTCTGCTCTTATCCCGTTTGATGGCAGAAAATCCGGAAGAAAACCTGAATGAAGATCAGATTGAATCGGCTAAAGTAATTCAAAGCTCAGGAAGCAGCCTTCTGACGCTGATTGATGAGATTCTTGATCTTGCAAAAATAGAATCCGGAAAAATGACACTGGAATATCAGGATGTGGAAATTAATGATATCGTTAAAGATTTAAAGAACCTCTTTAACCCGGTCTTCCAGGAGAAAAAGCTTCAGTTTAACGTACAGATTGACAGTGAGCTGAACAATACCATTGAAACCGACCGTTTAAGAGTAGATCAGGTATTAAGGAATTTATTGTCAAACGCTCTGAAATTTACCACAGAAGGAAGTATCAATTTAAATATTAAAAAAGACAATAAGAAGAAAGACTTTATTGTTTTCTCTGTAAAAGATACGGGAATAGGTATTGCAGAAGACAAGCAGAAAATTATCTTCGAAGCATTCCAGCAGGCAGATGGTTCCACAAGAAGAAAATTTGGAGGTACAGGTCTCGGTTTGTCCATCAGCAGAGAAATTGCAAGGCTTTTAGGTGGTGAACTCACCCTGGAAAGCAAAGTAAATGAAGGAAGTGAATTCTGTCTTTGTATTCCGGTAAGCGCAATGACTGAATCTGAAATAGCACCGATGGAAACTGATCAGGATCTTGTAGAGATCATCCGAGAAGATGTGGAGGAAATAAAAAACATTCTGGATGACGGAGAAGAAGAGTATTATAACGCCATCAATTCCCTGGAAATTCCGGAAGATGTAGCTGATGACAGAGAGGGTATCCAGGATGGTGACAAAGTAATTCTTATTATTGAAGATGACACCAATTTTGCCAAAGCGCTTTTAAAATATGCCCGGATGCAGAAATATAAAGCTGTTGTAGTGGTAAGGGGAGATCACGGTATTTCTGCGGCATTGAAATATCGTCCGCACGCGATTCTCCTTGATGTTCAGCTGCCGGTAAAAGACGGATGGCAGGTAATGGATGAACTGAAATCCAACCCTGAAACCAGACACATTCCGGTACATATGATGTCTGTACTGCATGTAAAAAAGGAAAGTCTGATGAAAGGAGCTATTGATTTCATCAACAAACCGGTTGCATTAGATCAGATGACTGAAGTATTCAGAAAGATTGAAGAAGTACTCAGCAAATCACCGCAAAAAGTGCTTATTGTTGAAGAAAATGCGAAGCATGCGAGTGCACTTTCGTATTTCTTAAGCAATTTTAATATCTCTTTATCGGTGCAGACGAATGTAGAAGATAGTGTGAAAGCACTTACCGCCAGTCATGTAGATTGTGTAATTTTAGATATCGGATCTTCAAAAGGAGATGAATACCAGATTATTGAATCCATAAAGAGCTATGACGGTCTGGAAAATCTTCCGATTATCATATTTACGGAACGGAATTTGTCTAAGTCAGAAGAACTTAAAATAAAGCAATATGCAGATTCTATCGTTGTAAAAACGGCACACTCTTACCAGAGAATTCTGGACGAAGTAGGATTGTTCCTGCATTTGGTTGAAGAAAAAAATAATTCTCTTGAAACCGTAAGAAGTAAAACACTGGGATCTTTAACTGAAGTATTAAGTGGTAAAAAAATACTGATTACCGATGATGATGTACGAAATATTTTCTCTTTAACAAAAGCACTGGAAAAATATAAAGTGGAAGTAGTTGTGGCAATGGACGGAAAACACGCCTTGCAGCAGATCAAGGAACATCCTGATGTAGATGTTATTCTGATGGATATGATGATGCCGGAAATGGATGGCTACGAAACGATAAAGCAGATTAGAAAAATGCCGATGTATACAAGGTTGCCGATAATTGCCGTTACCGCAAAATCAATGATCGGGGAACGTGAAAAATGCATCACTGCCGGTGCTTCGGACTATATTTCGAAACCGGTGGATATTGATCAGTTATTATCCTTACTTAGAGTTTGGTTATATGAAATGTAAACAGCTAAAATTCTGATGAATAAAAAAATTTTGATTGTGGACGATGATCCGCGAAACATATTTGCCCTGAAACTGACCCTGAAATCCAGGGGATATCAGATAGAAAGCTGTACTATGGCTCAGGAAGCTATTAATATTCTTAAAAAAGACAATCAGTTTTCTGCTGTCCTTATGGATATGATGATGCCGGAAATGGACGGTTATGAAGCCACCAGGATCATCAGAAGCACACCTGCCATCAGTAAAGTGCCGGTGATTGCCGTTACGGCTCAGGCTATGCCGGAAGACCGTCAGAAATGTATTGATGCAGGAGCCAATCATTACATATCAAAACCGATTGATGTGGATCAGTTAATAAATGCCATTGAAAAATTACCATAATGCTGGAACCTAGTATCATAAAAGATGAAGAGGTAGAATACTTGATTAAAGATGTTTATGATATGTATGGCTACGACTTTTCAGAGTATAGCAGGGCGTCTTTTAAACGCAGGATAAACCGTATCTGTTTAATAGACCGTTTTACCAGTTTTGCCGAACTGCGCTATACCATTCTGAATGATCCGGAATATCTGAAGCGCTTCATCGAAGAAATTACCGTAAACGTTACGGAAATGTTTCGGGATCCGTTATTTTTTAAAGCATTAAGGGAAAAAATATTGCCCCAGCTGGGAACATATCCGCTGATAAGAATCTGGGTGGCAGGATGCTCTACGGGAGAGGAAGCCTATTCAATCGCGATTCTTCTGAAAGAAGCCAATCTTTACCACAAATCCCTTATTTACGGAACAGATCTGAATCCCTCAGTACTGGAAAAGGCAAGATCGGGAGTTTTCCCGCTGCAGCAGATGAAATTATATTCTGAAAATTACATATTATCAGGAGGAAAAAAGGATTTTTCGGATTATTATACAGCGAATTACGACAGTGTAAAATTTGATAAAAGTTTACAGGAAAAATTAATTCTTTCAACTCATAACCTGGTTTCAGACAGCTCTTTTAACAGTTTTCAGCTGATTATATGCAGAAATGTGCTGATTTATTTTGACCGGGGTTTGCAGGAAAGAGTTTTCCATTTATTTGATAATAGTCTGGAAAATTTAGGTTTTTTAGCATTAGGTGCGAAAGAAACCCTAAGATTTTCTAAATTAGATGAAAATTATCATCAGGTTGACGATCAGAGAATCTGGAAAAAATTAGATCATAATTAATGATACTGAATAACGAAAATATAAAAACAGAATTAGTAATTATAGGAGGTTCCGCAGGAAGCCTCAAGGTTATTCTTGATATGATTAAAAAACTAAATGATGTAATATCTGTTCCTGTTTTGC comes from the Chryseobacterium nepalense genome and includes:
- a CDS encoding hybrid sensor histidine kinase/response regulator; amino-acid sequence: MILIVDDNQSNLYSLKKLLESKDFQVDTADSGEVALGKALKNDYALIILDVQMPDMDGFEVAETLAGYSKTKEVPIIFLSAVNTEKRFITRGYASGGKDYVTKPVDPEILMLKVKTFYSLQEQNLAMKKAQQSLELEVKGRRESQVTMKSQIDHFHLMLESLPQIAFTLNEEGVIDFVNGKWYEYSQSEKQFPETHPDDFNIKEELKRCRKKGTALELEVRIKKMESGKYRYHLLRVTPVYDGDSIKNWVGTFTDIDDQKKVEKEKDEFLSIASHELKTPLTSIKAYVQLLERKLKLDKESAEAGFVTKVQDQIEKLNTLITDLLDVSKIENGKLKINKKPTNLESVISNAIDTILQTHDENRVKIKRDGVKPDILIPLDEIRIEQVLINFLTNAIKYSPKNNQVIVTTFVDEEEQEVKVNVTDFGIGIPDFKQEAVFRKFYRVEESSLQFQGMGIGLFICSEIIKQHHGSIGVSSKVDEGSTFYFTLPLN
- a CDS encoding response regulator, with amino-acid sequence MPKKIIRNLQFGVGLSLVILIASSIASYVSIQKQMENRESLSKSRRSITAVKDVLISLLDAETGSRGYQLTGRENFLDPFNRSLIEFPKAIERAKNLDITDENQVKLLHELERNVNTNISNLKHFVDNRKKGIVMSQEQVLMSKSYMDRCRKIVQEFVQTEESQLAIKNKDLTRSSNTTVLFIIFSAIAAIVVTTFFYLKLRADLIRRDKLERALQAKDIEISKRVSAIREIANRVANGDYSQRATDNSQDDLGDLAESLNHMTESLKISFDKINASDWRQKGLALLNESLMGNKSVQEVSDNALKQIIEYGKCINGSIYLYDEGMLKLKAAFGLENNMKKVFEPGEGMVGQTFISKKTQVYNNLHEEDFVVTFASSAIKIYGILLLPVFADGNIIGVLELGSTNNFDESRIDYFIECTRNIGVALNAAKSREKEQQLLEETQAQSEELQVQHSELENLNTELEAQTQKLQASEEELKVQQEELMQANAELEERSRLLEEKNHLIAERNSEIQKKVEELALSTKYKSEFLANMSHELRTPLNSILLLSRLMAENPEENLNEDQIESAKVIQSSGSSLLTLIDEILDLAKIESGKMTLEYQDVEINDIVKDLKNLFNPVFQEKKLQFNVQIDSELNNTIETDRLRVDQVLRNLLSNALKFTTEGSINLNIKKDNKKKDFIVFSVKDTGIGIAEDKQKIIFEAFQQADGSTRRKFGGTGLGLSISREIARLLGGELTLESKVNEGSEFCLCIPVSAMTESEIAPMETDQDLVEIIREDVEEIKNILDDGEEEYYNAINSLEIPEDVADDREGIQDGDKVILIIEDDTNFAKALLKYARMQKYKAVVVVRGDHGISAALKYRPHAILLDVQLPVKDGWQVMDELKSNPETRHIPVHMMSVLHVKKESLMKGAIDFINKPVALDQMTEVFRKIEEVLSKSPQKVLIVEENAKHASALSYFLSNFNISLSVQTNVEDSVKALTASHVDCVILDIGSSKGDEYQIIESIKSYDGLENLPIIIFTERNLSKSEELKIKQYADSIVVKTAHSYQRILDEVGLFLHLVEEKNNSLETVRSKTLGSLTEVLSGKKILITDDDVRNIFSLTKALEKYKVEVVVAMDGKHALQQIKEHPDVDVILMDMMMPEMDGYETIKQIRKMPMYTRLPIIAVTAKSMIGEREKCITAGASDYISKPVDIDQLLSLLRVWLYEM
- a CDS encoding response regulator; protein product: MNKKILIVDDDPRNIFALKLTLKSRGYQIESCTMAQEAINILKKDNQFSAVLMDMMMPEMDGYEATRIIRSTPAISKVPVIAVTAQAMPEDRQKCIDAGANHYISKPIDVDQLINAIEKLP
- a CDS encoding CheR family methyltransferase → MLEPSIIKDEEVEYLIKDVYDMYGYDFSEYSRASFKRRINRICLIDRFTSFAELRYTILNDPEYLKRFIEEITVNVTEMFRDPLFFKALREKILPQLGTYPLIRIWVAGCSTGEEAYSIAILLKEANLYHKSLIYGTDLNPSVLEKARSGVFPLQQMKLYSENYILSGGKKDFSDYYTANYDSVKFDKSLQEKLILSTHNLVSDSSFNSFQLIICRNVLIYFDRGLQERVFHLFDNSLENLGFLALGAKETLRFSKLDENYHQVDDQRIWKKLDHN